A region of the Sideroxydans lithotrophicus ES-1 genome:
GGCCGGAATCCAGCGTTTTATTCAACATGCAGTTGGTTTTGTCTTTGCTGCGCAAAGGATTAATTTTCTCAACTGGATTCCGGCCTGCGCCGGAATGACGGGCGTTAGGTGCGCAGGTAATCCGGTTCGTTCGCCATCCACCGTTGCAGGTGCGCCTGCGCTTCTTGCGGAAAATCGCGCAGCATCTCGTCGGCGATGTCGCGCGCCTTATCCAATAGTTTGTCATCCTCGGCCAGGTCGGCGAAGCGCAGCATGGGTACGCCGCTCTGTCTTGCGCCGAGCAGTTCGCCGGGGCCGCGCAGGCGCAGGTCTTGCTGGGCGATCTCGAAACCGTCGGTGTTCTCAAAAATGATTTTCAATCGTGCACGGGCAAGTTCGGACAGCGGTTGCTGGAACAGCAGTACGCATAGGCTTTCCGCTGCGCCGCGGCCGACGCGGCCGCGCAGCTGGTGCAGTTGCGCCAGCCCCATGCGTTCGGCATGGTCGATCACCATCAGGCTGGCATTGGGCACATCCACGCCGACCTCGATGACGGTAGTGGCGACCAGCAGCTGCAGTTCGCCTGCCTTGAACGCGGCCATGGTCTCGGCTTTTTCAGTACTACTTAATTTGCCGTGGGCGAGGCCGATGCGCAGGTCGGGAAAGATCTGCGTGAGCGTGGCAAAGGTCTCCAGCGCGGTCTGCAGTTGCAGTGCCTCGGATTCGTCGATCAGCGGGCATACCCAATAGGCCTGGCGGCCCTCCAGGCAGGCGGCGCGCACGCGTTCGAACACTTCCTCGCGCCGCGCGTCGCTCACCAGCTTGGTGACGATGGGTGTGCGGCCGGGCGGCAGTTCGTCGATCACCGATACGTCGAGGTCGGCGTAATAGCTCATCGCCAAGGTTCTGGGGATGGGCGTGGCGCTCATCATGAGCTGATGCGGTTCGGCACCTTTGCCGCGCAAGGCCAAGCGCTGCTGCACGCCGAACTTGTGCTGCTCATCCACGATGACCAGCCCCAGCTTGTGGAATTCGACCGAATTCTGGAACAGCGCGTGGGTGCCGATGGCGAGCATGGTGTCGCCTTGCGCGATGCGTTCGGCAGCGGCGGTCTTGTCCTTCTTTTTCAGGCTGCCGGAGAGCCATACCGGTGTTATGCCGAGCGGTACAAGCCAGTCGCGCAGCTTGAGGTAATGCTGTTCCGCCAGGATCTCGGTCGGCGCCATGAAGGCGACCTGGTAGCCGTTCTCGATGGCCTGCAGCGCGGCCAGTGCAGCGACCACAGTCTTGCCGCTGCCGACATCGCCTTGCAGCAGGCGTTGCATCGGATGCGGACGCGCGAGGTCGGTGCTGATCTCGTGCCAGACTTTCTTCTGCGCGCCGGTAAGGGCAAAGGGCAGATCCTGCAGTAACGCATCGGTGAGCCTGTTGTGTGCCGCAAGTCCGGGTGCGACACGCCGGCTGCGTTCGCGGTAATGCACGCGCATGGACAATTGCTGCGCCAGCAGTTCGTCGAACTTGATGCGCATCCAGGCAGGATGCGCCCGTTCGAGCAATGCGTCTTCGTCGATGTCGGGCGGCGGCTGGTGCAGCAATCTCACGCTGGCGGCGAACTCCGGCAGATGCAACCGCTGCAATATCTTTTGCGGCAGCGTGTCGTCGAGTGGCAGTTCGTTCAGCGCAGCGTGGATGTGTTTGGTCAGCGTGGCTTGCGGCAAGCCGGCAGTGGTCGGGTAGACCGGTGTGAGCGCCTGTTTCAGCGGCACGGATTCACCCGCCACACGGCACTTGGGATGCACCATCTCGTCGCCGAAGAAGCCCATGCGCGGTTCGCCCAGTGCGCGGATGCGTTTGCCGACGGCGAGCTGTTTCTGCTGGCTGGGATAGAAATTCAGGAAGCGCAGGTAGAGGATGCCGCTGTCGTCCTGCAACTGGCACACCAGGCTGCGTCGCGGCCGATACATCACTTCGCTATGGATGATCTCGCCTTCCACTTGCGCAGACTCTCCCGGTTTCAGGTCGGCGATGCGGGTGATCCGCGTCTCGTCTTCATAACGCAGCGGCAGGTGCAGTACCAGATCGAACGGAGTGTGGATGCCGAGCTTGGTGAATTTGCTTTGTGTGGCGGGAGCGATCTTCAGCGGCACTTATCCGGCATTCTGCGTGGTGTTGGACATCATCTGGGCGACCCGCTCGTCCGATACGCGCAGCCGGTCGGCGAGCGTGGACAGGAACACCTGGTTGAAATGCAATTGGCAGCGGTCGGAGAGTTGGTCGAGCTGGCTGGGCAATATCTTCATCACGGTGATCTCGGTGGTGGCCGTGATGCTGGCGGAACGGGGCATCTGCTTGCGGCTGGTGTAGGACATCTCGCCGATGATGGAGCCGCTGTTGAGTGTGTTGAGCAGACGGTTGTTGCGCGATACGGTGACGCCGCCGTTGGTCAGGACATAGAACGCATCACCCAGTTCACCTTCGCGCAGCAGTATGGTCTTGGCAGGCTGTTTTTGCCATTCTCCCACGCGCAACAGTTCCCACAGTTCGATATCGGAGAAATCCTGGAACATTTTCAGCTTGCGCAGTGCGGTGAACTTCTCGTTCTCGCCGATCTCCAGG
Encoded here:
- the recG gene encoding ATP-dependent DNA helicase RecG, which encodes MPLKIAPATQSKFTKLGIHTPFDLVLHLPLRYEDETRITRIADLKPGESAQVEGEIIHSEVMYRPRRSLVCQLQDDSGILYLRFLNFYPSQQKQLAVGKRIRALGEPRMGFFGDEMVHPKCRVAGESVPLKQALTPVYPTTAGLPQATLTKHIHAALNELPLDDTLPQKILQRLHLPEFAASVRLLHQPPPDIDEDALLERAHPAWMRIKFDELLAQQLSMRVHYRERSRRVAPGLAAHNRLTDALLQDLPFALTGAQKKVWHEISTDLARPHPMQRLLQGDVGSGKTVVAALAALQAIENGYQVAFMAPTEILAEQHYLKLRDWLVPLGITPVWLSGSLKKKDKTAAAERIAQGDTMLAIGTHALFQNSVEFHKLGLVIVDEQHKFGVQQRLALRGKGAEPHQLMMSATPIPRTLAMSYYADLDVSVIDELPPGRTPIVTKLVSDARREEVFERVRAACLEGRQAYWVCPLIDESEALQLQTALETFATLTQIFPDLRIGLAHGKLSSTEKAETMAAFKAGELQLLVATTVIEVGVDVPNASLMVIDHAERMGLAQLHQLRGRVGRGAAESLCVLLFQQPLSELARARLKIIFENTDGFEIAQQDLRLRGPGELLGARQSGVPMLRFADLAEDDKLLDKARDIADEMLRDFPQEAQAHLQRWMANEPDYLRT